A region of the Bacillus sp. NP247 genome:
TTCGCCAGCCAGCATCATGGAATCCTTGACCGCTATTTGTGAATGGAACCCAGTAATCTACTTTAACTGCATAATCAGCTTTACCTACTGCGCTGCCTTTCAACGTGTATGGTGTTCGTTTATATAGGACGTACCACACACCTGGTGATGTATCTTCACTCGTGCTATGTTTACCGGTTACTACATTTGTTGTAACTACTAATTTTCCATCTTTGTAAATCCAAATTTGTTGCTCTGCAATTGAAACTTCCGCATACGTGTCTCCGATGCCATTATTCGATGTTGTTTCATAACCGATCCCTTCCTTCTCCCACCCATTTCCGTGAATATTAGAAGCAGAAAGTGATTTTTCGCCTTTCTCAAAGGCTTGTTGAACTTGTTTTGTTTCTTTTTCAACATCTAGTGCCCAGCCATAGCCTTGTCCTTTTACTTGTATAACCGAACCAGAATGAGTTTTAAATGTGAAATCTTTATTTAATGTTGATTTAGCATTATTAATTTCAGCAATCTTATTCTTAATGTCGCTCGCATCGATTGTAACTTTCATATCCTTTGACATAGAAGCATTTTGAATTAAATCTTTCGCTTTTAAAGGATACACTTCATTCTGCACTTTATAATCAATGGACTGCCCAAGAAGATCCTGTAGTGCTTGCTCCTCTTTTTTGACAATCGGATCGTCTTCTTTAATAGGCTTTATGTATGTAGACTTCAGATGAATTTCGCTTTTATACTTCTGCTTGTCATAATCTTTCAGTAGATTAGTAATGTCATACTGCTTTCCTTCAACACTTTTCGAGATAATAACTTTGCCTTGTTCGAGCTTCGCCATAGCATCTTGAGGTGCTTTTAATTCTTTATTCATTGAAACGAGCTTTTCTTCTACAAGTTTTTTCATCGTTTCACTACGATACTGATCCGCCTTTTCTGGTAGCAATGAATAATTTTTTTCCTTTAAGGAAGGGAAAAATGTCCACTGACTTTTTAATAGTTTCTTAACTTGAGGCAAATCTTTTTCCGTGAGTTCCGTTTTTGTATCTTTTTCATCTAAAATTTGTTGTTGATCGACATAGACTTTGTTTGCTAATCCAGATGTTTTTAATTTCTGTATTGCCTGATCAGCGCTCAAACCACCGACTTTTGTGTCGTTAATCGTAACATTCGAATTAAAGTGAGTTGCCTGATAATAACTCACTCCCCCAATGAGAAGTACAATTATACCAATGCCCGCTGCGATAAACTTCCAATTTGTAAAACGTTTGCTTGATCTTACTCGTTTTCTATCAACTTCTTCAACTGATTCATTTACTGTATTGTTGTTCATCAATCTTTCCCCCGTATACATTAACGTCAATCGATTTTAAACCAAAACCATTGACTAGTGTACCTTATTTTTCCTGAAATTTCATTATTTTTGACTAGATTTTATCGCAATTAATTGATTTTATTTAGATTTCTTAATAGAACGACACATAAAAATGGTAGATATTTTTTTCAATTCACGCTAAATAGTCCCTTACAAGTAATAAATCATTATAAAAAGTGTTCCCACTCTATGCCTATCAATCTAACAGAACAAGTCGCTCCAAAAACGCTAAAAATGAAC
Encoded here:
- a CDS encoding L,D-transpeptidase family protein, with the translated sequence MNNNTVNESVEEVDRKRVRSSKRFTNWKFIAAGIGIIVLLIGGVSYYQATHFNSNVTINDTKVGGLSADQAIQKLKTSGLANKVYVDQQQILDEKDTKTELTEKDLPQVKKLLKSQWTFFPSLKEKNYSLLPEKADQYRSETMKKLVEEKLVSMNKELKAPQDAMAKLEQGKVIISKSVEGKQYDITNLLKDYDKQKYKSEIHLKSTYIKPIKEDDPIVKKEEQALQDLLGQSIDYKVQNEVYPLKAKDLIQNASMSKDMKVTIDASDIKNKIAEINNAKSTLNKDFTFKTHSGSVIQVKGQGYGWALDVEKETKQVQQAFEKGEKSLSASNIHGNGWEKEGIGYETTSNNGIGDTYAEVSIAEQQIWIYKDGKLVVTTNVVTGKHSTSEDTSPGVWYVLYKRTPYTLKGSAVGKADYAVKVDYWVPFTNSGQGFHDAGWRTNWANNAYVTGGSGGCVNLLPNVAKTVYDSLNTNDPVIVY